Proteins encoded within one genomic window of Lysinibacillus sphaericus:
- a CDS encoding glycerophosphodiester phosphodiesterase — protein MYNESFIPVFAHRGASAYALENSFKAFEKALELGANGIELDIQLSKEGIPVVYHDPQLSRLVGSNKLVNDCTIAELQSFKLGKPWRRFFSSYRIPTFEAVLAWANKHQLPLNIELKSTILDNQDALVQLLQGLKLPAGSHFSSFHYELLEVVKRHAPQHETALIATKKLKWDLLSDYKAIDCVHMHKKYYKPRYLEACVASAKTCRFYAIDGSEKFLTNPHTSVVGWITDFPDKVIHVQLRQ, from the coding sequence ATGTATAATGAATCATTCATCCCTGTGTTTGCGCATCGCGGGGCGTCTGCTTATGCGCTAGAAAATAGTTTCAAAGCGTTTGAAAAAGCATTAGAGCTAGGTGCCAATGGGATTGAGTTAGATATTCAGCTATCAAAAGAAGGGATACCCGTTGTTTACCATGATCCGCAATTATCAAGATTAGTAGGCAGTAATAAGCTAGTGAATGATTGCACAATAGCGGAATTGCAGAGCTTTAAATTAGGGAAGCCGTGGAGAAGGTTTTTTTCATCGTATAGAATTCCGACATTTGAAGCGGTTTTAGCATGGGCAAATAAACACCAACTCCCACTGAATATTGAATTAAAATCGACCATTCTTGACAATCAAGATGCGCTCGTTCAACTGCTTCAAGGGCTTAAATTACCAGCAGGTAGCCATTTTTCATCATTTCATTATGAGCTGTTAGAGGTTGTGAAACGTCATGCGCCACAGCATGAAACAGCGCTAATCGCCACAAAAAAATTAAAATGGGATTTGCTGAGTGATTATAAGGCAATTGATTGTGTTCATATGCATAAAAAGTATTATAAACCCCGCTATTTAGAGGCATGTGTAGCTAGTGCTAAGACATGTCGCTTTTATGCGATTGATGGCAGTGAAAAGTTTTTGACGAATCCACATACATCCGTAGTAGGGTGGATTACTGATTTTCCGGATAAAGTTATCCATGTACAGCTACGTC